From Nonlabens sp. Ci31, the proteins below share one genomic window:
- a CDS encoding GNAT family N-acetyltransferase: protein MSIQVKKYLPKNTIQWNAFIKHSVNGTFLLERDFMDYHQERFEDHSLMMYLDGQLICCVPAHVKEGVFYSHRGLSYAGLIIKVAAVKSIESIVDALLEYLKGLVLSPSMSVGRKAELQLPPVSYNSINKEITAVLEQKGFTINRKLHNHSVPLDQKIQVSPKKSIGYRNGKFEGLRMESGNDFRGFWEEVLIPQLAERHHSKPVHSIAEIELLASRFPDNIIQHHVYREDELLAGVTFFIKGNIVKSQYAASSPEGLKTDAVAYIYMEAMKEFKGKGFRLMDYGPVNEKDGSVNKGLQRFKKQLGCQQEEWERWEIEW from the coding sequence TTGAGTATACAGGTTAAAAAATATCTTCCAAAAAACACCATACAATGGAACGCCTTTATCAAGCACTCTGTTAACGGTACCTTCCTTCTGGAACGTGATTTTATGGACTATCACCAGGAGCGCTTTGAAGATCACAGTTTAATGATGTACCTAGATGGTCAATTGATTTGCTGTGTTCCTGCTCACGTAAAAGAAGGTGTTTTTTACAGTCATCGGGGTTTGAGTTATGCTGGTTTGATAATCAAGGTTGCAGCAGTAAAAAGTATAGAAAGCATTGTTGATGCATTGTTGGAGTATCTGAAAGGTCTCGTTTTATCGCCATCCATGTCTGTAGGCAGGAAAGCAGAGTTACAACTACCACCAGTATCCTATAACTCTATCAATAAAGAAATAACAGCTGTTTTAGAACAGAAGGGTTTTACTATTAATCGAAAGTTGCACAATCATTCGGTACCATTAGATCAAAAAATACAAGTGTCACCTAAAAAGTCTATAGGTTACCGCAATGGTAAATTTGAGGGATTGAGAATGGAAAGCGGAAATGATTTTAGGGGTTTCTGGGAAGAAGTTTTAATACCACAATTGGCAGAACGTCACCATTCAAAGCCAGTGCACAGTATAGCAGAAATAGAATTACTCGCTTCCAGGTTTCCAGATAACATCATTCAACACCATGTGTATCGAGAGGATGAATTACTTGCTGGAGTCACTTTTTTTATAAAGGGAAACATAGTAAAGTCTCAGTATGCTGCCAGCTCTCCCGAAGGATTGAAGACAGATGCTGTAGCTTATATTTATATGGAGGCTATGAAAGAATTTAAAGGAAAAGGATTCCGCTTAATGGATTATGGGCCAGTAAATGAAAAAGACGGATCTGTAAATAAAGGGCTGCAGCGTTTTAAAAAACAGTTGGGCTGTCAGCAAGAAGAGTGGGAACGATGGGAGATAGAATGGTGA
- a CDS encoding beta strand repeat-containing protein, translating into MTHMYIDPKRERSFKKTLGAKLLLLVAFIWVSVGYSQTSNLVATSNGGVLIGCPSQFDTSGIYSCQALNDGILNNDGWASAPNPPALNFDFRFSGSQTALISQFRINTGTAEGVYWSRDIQIFTSNDNGANWVLRQSATLPNNNNTLTYNITSVQANRVRLRILNGHDDDYWELGEFEAIGTFNLIDPCDPVASGNTDTDGDGVSDVCDLDNDNDGILDTDEGCIETTSTITLVGSLPNHFSNATFADLFDANTANAVNADRRVHHPPGNDLNLNFGTTLPTNTQITVYWGNSLQNNTPANYLGLEILLFNGATQIGPTYATAYDPVASAAIRQFNVFSAGPITSIRIRSRQDNDGTDPHLFEFSVDGKFGTSITIPCSGQDTDSDGIQDHFDTDSDNDGCSDAIEGGANFTNANTNSNDTLTGSVDANGVPTAATGSGQSVGSSQNSAVQDANCPDPCDPIASGNTDTDGDGVSDICDLDDDNDGILDTEECGQTTDIIPIFGSGAIDNSDDGTVAVPGATVTYDFTENGGSISVQDLNGAGQQGPVFFLSGTTNQDVTVDMVFAPNFVNPRFTISDFDTAETAIVTLYDENNNIINLSGSTNVTVGSQITQSGANGTTFTTTTNNNISGDLVSSNPLGSVVFNFSDQEISRITVRVDFVQSSSLRYTQITFCGDTDVDNIRDHVDSDSDNDGCFDVVESGGVDANNDGVLDGTGFDTDGLVTGGTGGYNGVTGNEYNATRVVVTTPPTDQTEANGSPATFSVNARGDETNAFAGTAPATTPNYTAPGNANTGLRYQWYAGDPNSGGTLLTNTVPYTGTTTNSLYISDTTGLYGTEYYVVVTHVNNVCINEVFNATLNADPCINGATAGIVTANDPDADGINNVCDLDDDNDGILDTNENQMVVLSTSSSFSTATLAWQSSGVSITAGSTIEFTAPTSSIGSAVVNGGPHNGQSLLKYIFDNGSVNPRWVDLDGNWYEDGTGNYIRNPRNSVDLAFANLLAADYTNILRFVAMVDTNGNGQYNPGVDELLGEVFSVNNTISVTPTVSGEIFVVFADNNYNDNDGDLTFQIEQTVGDTDLDGIVDSLDLDSDNDGCFDVVESGGVDANNDGVLDGTGFDTDGLVTGGTGGYNGISGNEYTATQLNITVAAANQTVNNGATATFSVTALGDETTTFVGTAPATTPSYTTPGNANAGIRYQWYLDDPDAGGTPIALETNASLNITATEALDGQQYFLVITHVDYVCAREVQSATLSVLLPNLALVRTATFNDTNGNGCTDALETLTYTFQVNNLGNSSLTAVSLTDVEVPVINFVNGDTDGNGELDTTETWVYTGTYSITQTDIDAGFITNQATAEGTSGTQTVSDLSGSNNNNDLPTLINLIACGVGGNSFFGERSGNQNTKGIYNNFYGNAAGLSNVTGNHNLFIGENSGFALNQGNYNVFIGKSAGVVNTSSNYNTFLGSYTGATNTGQGNIFIGHYADGLVSNANDLFVLQNDNLDTSLIYGDFQANTLQINGRLIIQNKLNLSPKAQIPSAPNTGDMYYDSRDNKLKVWTGSVWESLN; encoded by the coding sequence ATGACGCATATGTATATCGATCCAAAAAGGGAACGATCATTTAAAAAAACGCTAGGGGCAAAGTTATTGCTACTAGTAGCCTTTATATGGGTATCAGTAGGCTATTCACAAACTTCCAATTTAGTGGCAACCTCCAATGGAGGGGTATTAATAGGCTGCCCTTCTCAATTTGATACCTCAGGTATATACTCTTGCCAAGCGTTAAACGATGGTATCCTCAATAATGATGGTTGGGCAAGTGCTCCAAATCCACCTGCATTAAATTTTGATTTTAGATTTAGCGGCAGCCAGACGGCACTTATAAGTCAATTTAGAATAAATACAGGTACTGCTGAAGGTGTATACTGGAGTAGAGACATACAGATTTTTACATCCAATGATAATGGCGCTAATTGGGTTTTAAGGCAGTCAGCTACACTTCCTAATAATAACAATACCCTCACTTATAACATCACATCTGTTCAAGCTAACCGGGTGCGATTAAGGATTTTAAATGGGCACGATGATGATTATTGGGAGCTTGGAGAGTTTGAAGCTATAGGCACATTTAATCTTATAGATCCTTGCGACCCTGTTGCCTCAGGAAATACAGATACCGATGGTGACGGTGTTTCTGATGTATGTGACTTAGATAACGACAATGATGGGATTTTAGATACTGATGAAGGTTGTATAGAAACTACTTCTACCATCACATTAGTTGGATCACTCCCTAATCATTTTTCGAATGCTACTTTTGCGGACTTGTTTGATGCCAATACCGCTAACGCTGTCAATGCTGACCGTAGAGTTCATCACCCACCAGGTAACGATCTTAATTTAAATTTTGGAACAACTTTACCTACCAATACTCAAATAACCGTTTACTGGGGTAATAGTCTACAAAATAACACTCCAGCTAACTATTTGGGTTTAGAAATATTGCTTTTTAATGGAGCTACTCAAATTGGACCAACCTACGCAACCGCTTATGATCCCGTAGCTTCAGCAGCTATAAGACAGTTTAACGTATTTTCTGCCGGTCCTATTACCTCTATAAGAATTAGAAGTAGACAAGATAACGATGGAACAGACCCACATCTATTTGAATTTAGTGTAGATGGCAAATTTGGAACATCTATTACTATTCCTTGTAGTGGTCAAGATACAGACAGCGACGGTATTCAAGATCATTTTGATACTGACTCCGATAATGATGGTTGTAGTGATGCGATCGAGGGAGGAGCAAATTTTACCAATGCAAATACAAATTCTAATGACACACTTACAGGTAGTGTAGATGCTAATGGAGTTCCAACAGCAGCTACGGGAAGCGGGCAATCTGTAGGGAGTAGCCAGAATAGTGCTGTACAAGATGCCAACTGCCCTGATCCATGCGACCCTATAGCCTCTGGAAATACAGATACTGATGGAGATGGTGTCTCCGATATTTGCGACCTAGACGACGATAATGATGGTATTCTAGATACAGAGGAGTGCGGCCAGACTACAGACATTATTCCAATATTTGGTTCAGGCGCGATTGATAATTCTGACGATGGAACTGTAGCGGTACCTGGAGCAACAGTGACCTATGATTTTACTGAAAATGGTGGCAGTATATCCGTACAAGACCTTAATGGAGCAGGACAACAAGGACCTGTTTTCTTTTTAAGTGGAACTACAAATCAAGACGTCACGGTAGATATGGTTTTTGCTCCTAATTTCGTAAATCCTAGATTTACCATATCAGATTTTGACACCGCTGAAACTGCTATAGTAACCTTGTATGATGAAAATAACAATATCATTAACTTATCAGGTAGCACAAATGTGACCGTTGGAAGTCAAATTACACAGTCTGGAGCTAATGGAACTACTTTTACAACCACAACGAATAATAATATTAGCGGGGATCTTGTATCTAGTAATCCGCTAGGAAGTGTCGTTTTTAATTTTTCAGACCAAGAGATCAGCAGGATTACCGTAAGAGTAGATTTTGTTCAAAGTTCATCCTTACGGTATACCCAAATTACCTTTTGTGGGGATACCGATGTTGATAACATACGCGACCATGTAGATAGCGACTCTGATAACGATGGCTGCTTCGATGTGGTAGAATCAGGAGGAGTAGACGCTAATAATGACGGTGTTTTAGACGGTACAGGTTTTGACACTGACGGTCTGGTAACAGGTGGAACAGGTGGCTATAATGGTGTTACCGGTAATGAATACAACGCTACACGTGTGGTGGTAACAACACCACCGACAGACCAAACGGAAGCTAATGGAAGCCCAGCCACTTTTAGTGTAAACGCTCGTGGAGATGAGACGAATGCCTTTGCTGGTACCGCACCCGCTACAACTCCTAATTATACCGCACCAGGAAATGCCAATACTGGACTCAGGTATCAGTGGTATGCAGGCGACCCCAACTCCGGTGGTACCTTACTTACCAATACAGTACCTTATACGGGTACTACTACCAACAGTCTTTATATCAGCGATACCACAGGTCTGTATGGAACTGAATATTATGTTGTCGTTACTCACGTCAATAATGTCTGTATCAATGAGGTGTTCAATGCTACACTAAATGCAGATCCTTGTATAAATGGAGCCACAGCTGGCATTGTAACCGCAAACGACCCAGATGCAGATGGCATCAATAATGTTTGTGATTTAGATGACGATAATGATGGTATACTAGATACTAATGAAAATCAAATGGTAGTGCTTTCCACATCTTCAAGCTTTAGTACTGCTACTTTAGCATGGCAATCCTCTGGTGTTTCTATTACCGCTGGTTCTACTATCGAGTTTACAGCACCTACATCATCCATAGGCTCTGCAGTTGTAAACGGTGGACCACATAACGGTCAATCTTTATTAAAGTATATTTTTGATAATGGTTCTGTTAATCCCAGATGGGTTGATTTAGATGGAAATTGGTATGAAGATGGTACCGGTAACTATATAAGGAACCCAAGGAATTCTGTTGATCTTGCTTTTGCAAATCTGCTAGCTGCTGATTATACTAATATTTTACGATTTGTAGCCATGGTGGATACCAACGGGAATGGGCAATACAACCCCGGAGTGGATGAATTGTTAGGAGAAGTTTTTTCTGTCAACAATACCATTTCAGTTACCCCAACAGTTTCAGGAGAAATATTTGTGGTTTTTGCCGACAATAATTATAATGATAATGACGGAGATTTAACTTTCCAAATAGAACAAACGGTCGGAGATACAGACTTGGACGGTATTGTCGACTCCTTAGATCTTGACTCTGATAATGATGGCTGCTTCGATGTGGTAGAATCAGGAGGAGTAGATGCTAATAATGACGGTGTTTTAGACGGTACAGGTTTTGACACTGACGGTCTAGTAACAGGTGGAACAGGTGGCTATAATGGCATTAGCGGTAACGAATACACCGCTACCCAACTCAACATAACAGTTGCAGCAGCAAACCAAACCGTAAATAATGGAGCTACAGCAACCTTTAGCGTTACCGCTCTTGGAGACGAGACGACCACATTTGTAGGTACAGCGCCTGCCACAACACCTAGTTATACCACACCAGGTAATGCAAATGCTGGAATCAGATATCAGTGGTATCTAGACGACCCAGATGCGGGAGGTACTCCTATAGCTCTAGAAACGAATGCCAGTTTAAATATTACAGCAACCGAAGCCTTAGATGGGCAACAATACTTCCTAGTCATTACACACGTGGATTATGTTTGTGCACGTGAGGTACAATCGGCAACACTTAGCGTACTACTGCCAAACTTGGCATTAGTCAGAACAGCGACTTTTAATGATACTAATGGCAACGGTTGTACAGATGCATTAGAGACGCTTACTTATACTTTTCAAGTGAACAACCTAGGGAACTCCAGTTTAACAGCTGTAAGTCTTACAGATGTAGAAGTGCCTGTTATTAATTTTGTCAATGGCGATACAGATGGCAATGGCGAGTTAGATACAACGGAAACTTGGGTGTATACTGGTACTTATAGCATTACTCAAACAGATATAGATGCTGGCTTTATAACCAATCAAGCAACTGCAGAAGGAACAAGCGGTACTCAAACAGTAAGTGATCTCTCCGGTTCTAATAACAATAACGATCTTCCTACGCTAATCAACTTAATCGCTTGTGGCGTTGGAGGAAATAGCTTCTTCGGAGAGCGCAGCGGAAACCAAAACACAAAAGGAATTTACAATAATTTCTATGGAAATGCGGCAGGATTATCTAATGTCACAGGGAATCACAACCTATTCATTGGTGAGAACAGTGGCTTTGCTTTAAATCAAGGTAACTACAATGTCTTTATTGGTAAAAGCGCTGGTGTGGTGAATACGTCATCTAACTACAATACCTTTTTAGGGAGTTACACAGGCGCTACAAACACAGGTCAGGGCAATATTTTTATTGGTCATTATGCAGATGGTTTGGTCTCTAACGCCAATGACCTTTTTGTACTTCAAAATGACAACCTAGATACGTCCCTTATATATGGAGATTTTCAAGCCAATACCCTTCAGATAAATGGACGATTGATCATTCAAAATAAATTAAACTTATCACCTAAAGCTCAAATTCCATCAGCGCCTAATACTGGAGATATGTATTACGATTCCAGAGATAATAAATTAAAAGTATGGACGGGTTCTGTTTGGGAATCACTTAATTAA
- a CDS encoding DegT/DnrJ/EryC1/StrS family aminotransferase produces the protein MKEMISTYIPYLDLQPYNNRFAQQDLKTFKEIQATGKLIGGEWVSRFESAFASYCGASHCIGTANGLDALTIILKAEVALGNLPEMAKIAVPAHTYIATFLSILHAGMQPIPVDVEELNLTTQALRQLHQKYDAIIAVDIYGKLVGDEVYDYAREKSIPIYCDTAQSHGATNDKGLKSGNLARASAFSFYPTKNLGALGDAGAITTNDHELAITCRKIANYGRESRFVNNLVGVNSRLDTLQAGFLLNRLPQLDTDNQRRVEIAAYYLKHLQNSKVRLHSLDFLNNNVVHVFPVYVDQRKVFVDHLDSQGIGTSAHYEVPPHQQKALAHLNQLRFPVTEKLHRTEVSLPCHPLLTLEQMQRVVQVVNGY, from the coding sequence ATGAAGGAAATGATATCAACTTATATTCCATATTTAGATCTACAACCTTATAACAACAGGTTTGCGCAACAAGATCTAAAGACGTTTAAAGAAATCCAAGCTACAGGAAAGCTGATAGGTGGAGAATGGGTGAGTAGGTTTGAAAGCGCTTTTGCTTCTTATTGTGGAGCAAGTCACTGTATAGGTACTGCAAATGGACTGGACGCGCTCACAATTATCTTAAAAGCTGAAGTCGCTCTAGGAAACCTTCCTGAAATGGCAAAAATTGCAGTCCCTGCTCATACGTATATCGCCACTTTTTTAAGCATCCTTCATGCGGGTATGCAACCTATTCCTGTAGATGTGGAAGAGCTCAATTTAACAACACAAGCGTTGCGCCAGCTCCATCAAAAATATGATGCCATCATAGCTGTAGATATTTACGGCAAGCTGGTAGGTGATGAGGTTTATGACTATGCAAGAGAAAAGTCTATTCCTATCTATTGTGATACAGCACAATCTCATGGAGCAACTAATGATAAAGGCCTCAAGTCAGGAAATCTAGCTCGAGCGAGTGCGTTCTCATTTTATCCAACAAAAAACTTAGGAGCTCTTGGAGATGCAGGGGCGATAACCACTAACGATCACGAACTGGCAATTACCTGTCGTAAGATCGCAAACTATGGTAGAGAAAGCCGTTTTGTCAATAATTTAGTAGGAGTTAATTCGAGACTGGATACATTACAAGCGGGTTTCTTGCTCAACAGATTGCCACAACTCGATACCGATAATCAAAGAAGAGTAGAGATAGCTGCTTATTATTTGAAACATCTGCAGAATAGTAAAGTACGGCTGCATTCTCTCGATTTTCTCAACAATAATGTAGTTCATGTTTTCCCTGTTTATGTAGATCAAAGGAAAGTTTTTGTAGATCACTTAGACAGTCAGGGAATAGGGACTAGTGCGCATTATGAAGTGCCACCGCATCAACAAAAAGCATTAGCACATCTCAACCAACTTAGGTTTCCTGTAACTGAAAAATTACATCGTACAGAAGTAAGCTTGCCATGTCATCCACTTTTGACCTTGGAGCAAATGCAAAGAGTAGTCCAGGTAGTAAATGGATACTAG
- the typA gene encoding translational GTPase TypA, translating to MKDIRNIAIIAHVDHGKTTLVDKILHHCETFRENETTGDLILDNNDIERERGITILAKNVSVMYKGTKINIIDTPGHADFGGEVERVLNMADGVLLLVDAFEGPMPQTRFVLQKAIDLGLKPCVVVNKVDKENCTPDEVHELVFDLMFELGAEEWQLDFPTVYGSAKNNWMSLDWKNETTDIEPLLDMVIEHVPAPVVEEGTTQILITSLDFSNYTGRIAIGRVKRGSIKEGQSVSLCKRDGSITKAKVKEVYVFDGMGKAKTDEVMAGDICAIVGLEGFEIGDTVADFEEPEALATIAIDEPTMSMLFTINDSPFFGKDGKFVTSRHINDRLNKELEKNLALQVHDTGAADKFMVFGRGVLHLSVLIETMRREGYELQIGQPQVIIKEIDGVKCEPIEELTIDLPEGVSGKAVEMVTLRKGEMTSMAPKGQRMVCEFKIPSRGIIGLRNQLITATAGEAIMNHRFVGFEPYKGAIQGRINGSMISMEKGTSIPYSMDKLQDRGKFFIYPGEEIYGGQVVGENSRPDDLAVNLTKTKKLSNVRSAGNDDKVKIAPPVKFTLEEALEYIQKDEYVEVTPNYLRLRKIILDEGQRKRSGKQLS from the coding sequence ATGAAAGATATTAGAAACATCGCGATTATCGCTCACGTAGACCACGGTAAGACTACGTTAGTAGACAAGATTTTACACCATTGTGAAACCTTTCGTGAGAATGAAACTACCGGAGATTTAATTCTTGATAACAACGATATTGAACGTGAACGCGGGATTACCATCCTTGCAAAGAACGTATCAGTAATGTATAAAGGCACGAAGATCAATATTATTGATACTCCTGGTCACGCCGATTTTGGTGGTGAGGTAGAGCGTGTGTTGAACATGGCTGATGGTGTACTACTTTTAGTAGATGCCTTTGAAGGTCCTATGCCACAAACGCGTTTTGTGTTACAAAAAGCAATCGACCTTGGTTTAAAGCCATGTGTGGTAGTGAATAAAGTAGATAAAGAAAATTGTACACCAGATGAGGTGCATGAGTTGGTTTTTGACTTGATGTTTGAACTGGGAGCTGAAGAATGGCAACTGGACTTCCCTACTGTTTACGGTAGTGCCAAGAACAACTGGATGTCTTTAGATTGGAAGAATGAAACAACTGATATCGAGCCATTACTAGATATGGTGATTGAGCATGTTCCTGCTCCTGTCGTAGAAGAAGGAACTACTCAAATATTAATTACTTCTTTAGACTTTTCTAACTATACAGGTCGTATCGCGATCGGTAGAGTAAAAAGAGGTTCTATTAAAGAAGGTCAAAGTGTTTCTTTATGCAAACGTGATGGTTCTATCACAAAGGCCAAAGTTAAAGAGGTGTATGTCTTTGACGGTATGGGAAAAGCTAAAACTGATGAGGTAATGGCTGGTGATATTTGTGCTATTGTGGGATTAGAAGGTTTTGAAATAGGAGACACTGTTGCTGATTTTGAAGAGCCTGAAGCCTTAGCAACTATAGCTATTGATGAGCCTACGATGAGTATGTTGTTTACCATTAACGATTCGCCATTTTTTGGTAAGGATGGTAAATTTGTGACTTCGCGTCACATTAACGATCGTCTTAATAAGGAGCTAGAAAAAAATCTTGCATTACAGGTACATGATACTGGTGCTGCAGATAAGTTTATGGTTTTTGGTCGTGGTGTATTGCACCTTTCTGTACTGATTGAAACGATGCGTCGTGAAGGTTATGAATTACAGATAGGGCAGCCACAAGTAATTATCAAAGAAATTGATGGTGTGAAATGTGAGCCTATAGAAGAGCTGACTATCGACTTACCTGAAGGGGTTAGTGGTAAGGCTGTTGAAATGGTTACCTTAAGAAAAGGAGAAATGACCAGTATGGCGCCTAAAGGGCAGCGTATGGTTTGTGAATTTAAAATTCCTTCTCGTGGTATCATCGGGTTGCGTAACCAGTTGATCACAGCTACTGCTGGTGAGGCTATTATGAACCATCGTTTTGTAGGTTTTGAACCTTATAAAGGTGCCATTCAAGGACGTATCAACGGTTCTATGATTTCTATGGAGAAAGGAACTTCGATTCCTTATTCTATGGATAAATTACAAGATCGTGGTAAATTCTTTATCTATCCAGGTGAAGAAATTTATGGGGGTCAGGTAGTAGGTGAGAATTCTAGACCAGATGATCTAGCGGTCAATCTTACAAAAACGAAGAAACTTTCTAACGTTCGTAGTGCTGGTAACGATGATAAAGTAAAGATCGCTCCACCAGTAAAATTTACACTAGAAGAAGCGCTGGAATACATACAAAAAGATGAGTACGTAGAGGTAACTCCTAATTACTTAAGATTGCGTAAGATTATTCTTGATGAAGGTCAACGTAAACGCAGTGGAAAACAACTTTCTTAA
- a CDS encoding O-antigen translocase: MRRPFYKLHKNVLLKVAGFNSIHVFIKIGIGAIMSKILAEYVGAAGMGILGNLRNFTQGLFTFSVLGLENGLVKNTAEFQQEPAQLKKVFGTAWVWSICASIVAAVVIFFAASWLDQKLIATEVDFSILFKVLACSLPFYVVFVFITSLMQGLEWYKKFIILNIIISLLVFGASAILVYQYNLSGALYSLALVPFLQSIAAVAFWLFQGEKTIKLKELLHFYFDKKASRQLLKYSIMALVSALLIPLVNILVRDQVRVEVSDEAAGWWEAVVRISGYYMLFVTSLISLYVLPSLSKDNSHKNYRATIWNFYKTILPLVIVGLIAIYFSRDLIISILFTTEFDASSGLFKWQLLGDFIKIITTVMAFRFIAMNDLRRYLIAEVWSIASFYLLALYLIPAYQEEGVVMAYLGNYLFYLLLLLVILRKELFSKEIPV, from the coding sequence ATGAGAAGACCGTTCTATAAACTCCATAAAAATGTACTGCTCAAAGTAGCCGGTTTTAATTCCATACATGTATTTATTAAAATAGGTATAGGCGCCATCATGTCTAAAATTCTTGCAGAGTATGTAGGTGCGGCAGGGATGGGTATTCTGGGTAATCTGCGTAATTTTACACAAGGCTTATTTACTTTTTCTGTATTAGGACTGGAAAATGGATTGGTTAAAAATACGGCAGAATTTCAACAAGAGCCGGCACAGTTAAAAAAGGTATTTGGTACCGCTTGGGTATGGAGCATATGCGCCAGTATAGTAGCAGCGGTTGTGATATTCTTTGCCGCTTCATGGTTGGATCAAAAGCTTATTGCGACAGAGGTAGACTTTTCTATCCTTTTTAAAGTGCTTGCCTGTTCGCTGCCTTTTTATGTAGTTTTTGTTTTTATTACCAGCCTTATGCAAGGTTTAGAATGGTACAAGAAATTTATCATTCTCAATATCATCATAAGTCTTCTAGTTTTTGGAGCATCTGCGATACTGGTCTATCAATACAACCTTTCAGGAGCCTTGTACTCCCTTGCTTTAGTTCCTTTTTTACAATCTATTGCAGCTGTTGCTTTTTGGTTATTTCAAGGAGAAAAAACTATAAAACTTAAAGAGCTTCTGCATTTTTACTTTGATAAAAAAGCCAGTCGGCAGTTGCTTAAATACAGTATTATGGCACTGGTCAGTGCTTTGCTGATTCCGTTGGTAAATATATTAGTAAGAGATCAAGTCAGAGTAGAGGTGAGTGATGAGGCTGCTGGATGGTGGGAGGCTGTAGTGCGTATTTCTGGATATTACATGCTTTTTGTAACCAGTTTGATCAGCCTTTATGTCTTGCCTAGTTTGAGTAAAGATAACAGTCATAAGAACTATAGAGCTACCATATGGAATTTCTATAAAACAATATTACCACTAGTTATAGTAGGTCTTATCGCTATTTACTTTTCTAGAGATTTGATCATCAGCATTCTGTTCACTACAGAATTTGACGCTTCAAGTGGCTTATTTAAATGGCAACTATTAGGTGATTTTATAAAGATCATTACTACGGTCATGGCGTTTAGATTTATTGCTATGAACGATTTGAGGAGGTACCTTATAGCTGAAGTATGGAGCATTGCATCTTTTTACCTATTAGCTCTTTACTTGATTCCAGCCTATCAAGAAGAAGGTGTGGTGATGGCTTATTTAGGTAATTATTTATTTTATTTATTGCTGTTGCTCGTGATCTTGCGTAAAGAATTATTTAGTAAAGAAATCCCCGTGTAA
- a CDS encoding DUF4347 domain-containing protein: protein MGENYFKYSVVKALCPLISILLFTTNSNAVTSLRTHAMLNNYVDASVSDSDLLKNKEYLYIYCCYFAQGEKEKNAVPYLETQLGMHIAASTDLTGAAGNWTPIFGEGGKFGSTPSTFGGVVAGRGRTFVEPFLNSGSSVEGRTSLLLRNVEVMTFGGSGTWATVNRPPTVLVVNTTEILFIKMILQDGTATSDNSIHPRDMNCNATIS, encoded by the coding sequence ATGGGAGAAAATTATTTTAAGTATTCGGTAGTAAAGGCACTATGTCCTTTAATTTCAATACTGTTGTTTACCACAAACTCAAATGCGGTGACTTCACTGCGTACCCATGCTATGCTAAATAACTATGTAGACGCGTCCGTATCAGATAGCGATCTGCTAAAAAACAAAGAATACCTTTATATATACTGTTGCTATTTTGCTCAAGGCGAAAAAGAGAAAAATGCAGTTCCCTATCTAGAAACTCAGCTCGGTATGCATATTGCAGCTTCTACTGATCTTACCGGTGCCGCTGGTAATTGGACACCTATATTTGGAGAAGGTGGGAAATTTGGTTCGACACCTTCTACTTTTGGTGGTGTTGTTGCCGGTAGAGGTAGAACCTTCGTTGAGCCGTTTCTCAATAGTGGTTCTTCAGTAGAAGGGAGAACTTCACTACTGCTAAGGAATGTTGAAGTTATGACATTTGGAGGTTCTGGCACTTGGGCTACAGTAAACCGACCTCCTACAGTATTAGTGGTAAATACAACAGAAATTCTTTTTATAAAAATGATCCTACAAGATGGAACTGCAACCAGTGACAACAGCATACATCCAAGAGATATGAACTGTAATGCTACGATAAGCTAG